One genomic region from Sorangium aterium encodes:
- a CDS encoding polyhydroxyalkanoate synthesis regulator DNA-binding domain-containing protein, giving the protein METAKETLGGGEVPRRVIKRYSNRKLYDTKDSRYVTLQQIGEMVRAGEEVQIIDNATKEDKTEVTLALIISEDLKSQPRSVPLGTLRDLIQERGERLLSQLREGPIGRLIPGAVPGEGGVAAPGTAPAPGTEQATPVSPSSHPPPPLDTDRSSHAKGRLSGIVESSKQTLDQWQQAVDERIRAILPGLGLVRDLQADVKRLSQRIDELEAKLQGRSGEPIEDAAPLQAGSGADEPAVEGSGGESRLE; this is encoded by the coding sequence ATGGAAACGGCGAAGGAGACTCTGGGAGGCGGCGAGGTACCGCGTCGCGTTATTAAGCGCTACTCCAATCGGAAGCTCTACGACACGAAGGACAGTCGTTACGTCACCCTGCAGCAGATAGGGGAGATGGTCCGGGCTGGCGAAGAGGTCCAGATCATCGACAACGCGACCAAGGAGGACAAGACCGAGGTCACGCTGGCGCTGATCATCTCGGAGGATCTCAAATCGCAGCCGCGCTCGGTACCGCTCGGCACGCTGAGAGATCTGATCCAGGAGCGCGGCGAGCGGCTGCTCTCGCAGCTGCGCGAGGGCCCGATCGGCCGGCTCATCCCCGGCGCGGTCCCGGGCGAGGGCGGCGTGGCGGCGCCTGGAACGGCGCCCGCCCCGGGGACGGAGCAGGCGACGCCCGTGTCGCCATCGTCCCATCCGCCCCCGCCGCTCGACACGGACAGGTCGAGCCACGCGAAGGGGCGCCTGAGCGGGATCGTCGAGAGCTCGAAGCAGACGCTCGATCAGTGGCAGCAGGCCGTCGACGAGCGCATCCGCGCCATCCTCCCGGGCCTCGGGCTGGTCCGCGATCTCCAGGCCGATGTCAAGCGCCTGTCGCAGCGCATTGACGAGCTGGAGGCCAAGCTCCAGGGACGCTCTGGTGAACCCATCGAGGACGCGGCTCCGCTCCAGGCGGGCTCCGGCGCGGACGAACCCGCGGTCGAGGGTTCGGGGGGCGAGAGCAGGCTGGAATAG
- the gshB gene encoding glutathione synthase, with protein MRFVFVMDPLSRVTHDKDTSFAFIRAAQARGHESYHCLPRDLSIDGGEAHASASPLHIGDAPPFISLAAGPERLRLADVDAIFIRKDPPFDRSYLYATLILERARRCPLIVNDPRGLRDANEKLYALNFPEWTPRTLVTADREQIHAFVRALGGTAVIKPLDGAGGLGVLQISERDKNARAIADMMTSEGQRLAMVQEYLPAVVHGDKRVLLLDGEPLGAILRVPRDDDHRSNIHVGGRVVSTELSPRELDLVRAVAPRLRADGLFFVGLDVIGERLTEVNVTSPTGIQELGRFTGEDPAARVIAWAEERARGRSARA; from the coding sequence ATGCGCTTCGTCTTCGTCATGGATCCGCTGAGCCGCGTGACGCACGACAAGGACACGTCGTTCGCCTTCATCCGAGCGGCGCAGGCGCGCGGCCACGAGAGCTACCACTGCTTGCCGCGCGACCTCTCGATCGACGGCGGCGAGGCGCACGCCTCGGCCTCGCCGCTGCACATCGGCGACGCGCCCCCGTTCATCTCGCTCGCGGCGGGCCCCGAGCGGCTCCGGCTCGCGGACGTGGACGCCATCTTCATCCGCAAGGACCCGCCGTTCGATCGCAGCTACCTGTACGCGACGCTGATCCTGGAGCGCGCGCGGCGCTGCCCGCTCATCGTGAACGACCCCCGCGGGCTGCGCGACGCCAACGAGAAGCTCTACGCGCTGAACTTCCCCGAGTGGACGCCGAGGACGCTGGTGACCGCCGACCGCGAGCAGATCCACGCGTTCGTGCGCGCCCTCGGCGGAACGGCGGTGATCAAGCCGCTCGACGGCGCGGGCGGCCTCGGCGTGCTGCAGATCAGCGAGCGCGACAAGAACGCGCGCGCCATCGCGGACATGATGACGAGCGAGGGGCAGCGCCTCGCCATGGTCCAGGAGTACCTGCCCGCCGTCGTCCACGGCGACAAGCGCGTCCTCTTGCTCGACGGCGAGCCGCTCGGCGCCATCCTCCGGGTGCCCCGCGACGACGATCACCGCTCGAACATCCACGTCGGCGGGCGCGTCGTCTCGACGGAGCTCTCGCCGCGCGAGCTCGATCTCGTCCGCGCTGTCGCGCCTCGCCTCCGCGCCGACGGCCTCTTCTTCGTGGGCCTCGACGTCATCGGCGAGCGCCTGACCGAGGTGAACGTCACGAGCCCGACGGGCATCCAGGAGCTCGGGCGCTTCACCGGCGAGGATCCGGCGGCGAGGGTGATCGCCTGGGCCGAGGAGCGGGCGCGCGGCCGGTCCGCGCGCGCGTGA
- the nuoH gene encoding NADH-quinone oxidoreductase subunit NuoH, giving the protein MPCLLALLALLGAAGCAESRTAPELLSVVDVVPREVDLGDRIEILGTNLPTAEAKEAVVTFRGTLRRPGQAPLTGQSIEIEGAQVSSTKISLVFSEGLQSRFAGRGDDAVHTTFHGDVVVEIPATAQGALPVNGTVRGVTMDFLPPTPRRAVIEARVKEGARALAFFGVEVAAEAPPAGGLVVTGVRDGSPAGQAGLQPGDVITRFEGVKVLSKADVIPSGHERRSAVGIRRGGGATPSEIELSTEGFQASAPTDLLGAGIVLGVAAAIILLFMAPTAGIITWVERRVSARMQSRIGPNRAGPQGFLVWVADGIKSIMKEDVIPAESDKALFRLAPYLVFVGVSATFVVMPFGQYLIAADLDIGILFVIAVTSLVTIGLMTGGWASNNKWSLLGGIRSAAQIISYEIPGAVAIVCIVMMTGSLRLQDIIGAQGGAGPSLLDVGGWPWHWFVFRNPITFALFFLYFTTALAEGNRAPFDLPEAESELVAGYSTEYSGMRYLFFFFAEWANVFVMCGIASALFLGGWQIPGVSPAQQEASFGLQLVGVFLFLLKSWALVFVVIWIRWTLPRVRIDQMMNLCWKWFVPLSFVAFLLTALWMVIGVSKTVQLVISVVTFAAWAYLFIHFIRRVQHNLREAKVALHLNPFL; this is encoded by the coding sequence TTGCCGTGCCTCCTGGCCCTCCTCGCGCTGCTCGGCGCGGCCGGCTGCGCCGAGAGCAGGACGGCGCCCGAGCTCCTGAGCGTCGTCGACGTCGTGCCGCGCGAGGTCGACCTCGGCGACCGCATCGAGATCCTCGGGACCAACCTGCCCACCGCCGAGGCGAAGGAGGCGGTCGTCACGTTCCGCGGCACCCTCCGCCGCCCCGGCCAGGCGCCGCTCACCGGCCAGAGCATCGAGATCGAGGGCGCGCAGGTCAGCAGCACGAAGATCTCGCTGGTCTTCTCCGAGGGCCTGCAGTCCCGCTTCGCCGGCCGCGGCGACGACGCGGTGCACACGACCTTCCACGGCGACGTCGTCGTCGAGATCCCCGCGACCGCGCAGGGCGCGCTCCCCGTGAACGGCACGGTGAGGGGCGTCACGATGGACTTCCTCCCGCCGACCCCGCGCCGCGCCGTCATCGAGGCGCGCGTGAAGGAGGGGGCGCGCGCGCTCGCGTTCTTCGGCGTCGAGGTCGCGGCCGAGGCGCCGCCCGCCGGCGGGCTCGTCGTGACGGGCGTGCGCGACGGGAGCCCTGCGGGCCAGGCGGGGCTCCAGCCCGGCGACGTGATCACGCGCTTCGAGGGCGTGAAGGTCCTCTCGAAGGCCGACGTGATCCCGAGCGGCCACGAGCGGCGCTCCGCGGTCGGGATCCGGCGGGGCGGCGGAGCGACCCCGTCCGAGATCGAGCTCTCGACGGAGGGGTTCCAGGCGAGCGCCCCGACCGATCTGCTCGGCGCCGGGATCGTCCTCGGCGTGGCCGCCGCGATCATCCTGCTCTTCATGGCGCCGACCGCGGGGATCATCACCTGGGTCGAGCGGCGCGTCTCTGCGCGCATGCAGTCCCGCATCGGGCCGAACCGCGCGGGGCCGCAGGGCTTTCTCGTGTGGGTCGCCGACGGGATCAAGTCGATCATGAAGGAGGACGTCATCCCGGCCGAGAGCGACAAGGCGCTGTTCCGGCTCGCGCCCTACCTCGTGTTCGTCGGCGTGTCGGCCACGTTCGTCGTCATGCCGTTCGGCCAGTACCTCATCGCGGCCGACCTCGACATCGGGATCCTCTTCGTCATCGCCGTGACGTCGCTGGTCACCATCGGCCTCATGACCGGCGGCTGGGCGTCGAACAACAAGTGGTCGCTCCTCGGCGGGATCCGATCGGCGGCCCAGATCATCAGCTACGAGATCCCCGGCGCGGTCGCGATCGTGTGCATCGTGATGATGACGGGCTCGCTGCGGCTCCAGGACATCATCGGCGCGCAGGGCGGCGCCGGGCCCTCGCTCCTCGACGTGGGCGGCTGGCCCTGGCACTGGTTCGTCTTCCGCAACCCGATCACGTTCGCGCTGTTCTTCCTGTATTTCACGACGGCGCTCGCGGAGGGCAACCGCGCGCCGTTCGACCTGCCCGAGGCGGAGAGCGAGCTCGTGGCCGGCTACTCGACCGAGTACTCCGGCATGCGGTACCTCTTCTTCTTCTTCGCCGAGTGGGCGAACGTCTTCGTGATGTGCGGCATCGCGAGCGCGCTCTTCCTCGGGGGCTGGCAGATCCCCGGCGTCTCGCCGGCCCAGCAGGAGGCGAGCTTCGGGCTCCAGCTCGTCGGCGTCTTCCTCTTCCTGCTGAAGAGCTGGGCGCTCGTCTTCGTGGTCATCTGGATCCGCTGGACGCTGCCGCGCGTCCGCATCGACCAGATGATGAACCTCTGCTGGAAGTGGTTCGTCCCGCTGTCGTTCGTGGCCTTCCTCCTGACGGCGCTCTGGATGGTGATCGGCGTCAGCAAGACGGTCCAGCTCGTCATCAGCGTCGTCACCTTCGCCGCCTGGGCGTACCTGTTCATCCACTTCATCCGAAGGGTCCAGCACAACCTGCGGGAGGCCAAGGTCGCGCTCCACCTGAATCCGTTCCTCTGA
- a CDS encoding sigma-70 family RNA polymerase sigma factor, which produces MPFFFSKKPASVAQDLSLASADGGRADAFEIELLGHLDTLYGVSCRMTKSSTEAEDLVQDTIVKAMRARGQFEPGTNLKAWLLRILTNTFINRYRRGGLERGIFDGPDAEPLTDAWVGATTMRAMRDPETQALTPLVEAEVQRALDALPEEFRLAVVLSDIEELSYKEIAEAMGCPIGTVMSRLHRGRKLLQKTLREHAVLMGIVSEDAAKDAPADLDAYRKRKRGAA; this is translated from the coding sequence ATGCCGTTCTTCTTCAGCAAGAAACCTGCGTCCGTAGCGCAGGACCTGTCGTTGGCCAGCGCCGACGGTGGCCGCGCCGACGCCTTCGAGATCGAGCTGCTGGGTCATCTGGACACGCTCTATGGCGTGAGCTGCCGGATGACGAAGAGCTCGACGGAGGCGGAGGATCTGGTCCAGGACACCATCGTCAAGGCGATGCGCGCCCGGGGTCAGTTCGAGCCGGGCACCAACCTCAAGGCCTGGCTGCTTCGGATCCTGACGAACACGTTCATCAACCGGTACCGTCGCGGGGGCCTCGAGCGAGGTATCTTCGACGGCCCCGACGCCGAGCCGCTCACCGATGCGTGGGTCGGCGCGACGACGATGCGCGCGATGCGCGATCCGGAGACCCAGGCGCTCACGCCGCTCGTGGAGGCGGAGGTGCAGCGCGCCCTCGACGCGCTGCCCGAGGAGTTCCGGCTGGCCGTGGTGCTGTCGGACATCGAGGAGCTCTCCTACAAGGAGATCGCCGAGGCGATGGGCTGCCCGATCGGCACGGTGATGTCGCGCCTGCACAGGGGCCGCAAGCTCCTCCAGAAGACGCTGCGCGAGCACGCGGTCCTGATGGGCATCGTCAGCGAAGACGCCGCGAAGGACGCGCCCGCCGACCTGGACGCGTACCGCAAGCGGAAGCGGGGTGCCGCATGA
- a CDS encoding anti-sigma factor family protein, translating into MSAAKSIESCSRFDYALSAYVDGELDPDHAVDLESHLVQCPPCFEQVRLLRSLRASLKRARPSGSGCPDALRARVAAAVAHEQARDAAQSVEARPRLVHKGYAIALAAAAGVVFIVGVARRPDAPADAAKASPSRAAVDLAGAESVEVLLDDLVTQHAQPLPPETTNPEDLPRFDPFVGVPVRRPQFQSIPANFMGARVHTMRDRRAALLQFVVRGNHRVTVYLFNSRAVPVQKAQPILQPRVVRERPVYVGNINGYSVAAAERSGVGYALASDLGDDLSTQLVLAAMQ; encoded by the coding sequence ATGAGCGCTGCGAAATCGATCGAGAGCTGTTCGCGGTTCGACTACGCGCTGTCCGCCTACGTCGACGGCGAGCTGGATCCGGATCACGCCGTCGATCTCGAGTCCCACCTCGTCCAGTGCCCTCCGTGCTTCGAGCAGGTGAGGCTCCTGCGCTCGCTGCGGGCGAGCCTGAAGCGGGCGCGGCCGTCGGGGTCGGGGTGCCCGGACGCGCTGCGGGCGCGCGTCGCCGCGGCGGTGGCGCACGAGCAGGCGCGCGACGCGGCGCAGTCGGTCGAGGCGAGGCCGCGCCTCGTGCACAAGGGGTACGCGATCGCGCTCGCCGCGGCGGCGGGCGTCGTCTTCATCGTGGGCGTGGCGCGGCGGCCGGACGCGCCGGCGGACGCCGCGAAGGCGAGCCCCTCGAGGGCGGCGGTCGATCTCGCGGGCGCGGAGAGCGTCGAGGTCCTGCTCGACGATCTCGTCACCCAGCACGCGCAGCCGCTGCCTCCGGAGACGACCAACCCGGAGGACCTCCCGCGCTTCGATCCGTTCGTCGGCGTCCCGGTCCGCAGGCCGCAGTTCCAGTCGATTCCGGCGAACTTCATGGGCGCCCGCGTGCACACGATGCGCGATCGGCGCGCCGCGCTGCTCCAGTTCGTGGTGCGGGGCAACCACCGCGTGACGGTCTACCTGTTCAACTCGCGCGCGGTCCCGGTGCAGAAGGCGCAGCCGATCCTGCAGCCTCGCGTCGTGCGCGAGCGCCCCGTCTACGTGGGCAACATCAACGGCTACTCGGTCGCGGCCGCCGAGCGCAGCGGCGTCGGCTACGCGCTCGCCTCGGATCTCGGCGACGACCTCAGCACGCAGCTCGTCCTCGCTGCGATGCAGTGA
- a CDS encoding ABC transporter ATP-binding protein yields MQGPAIDLRDVAASYPTGRLALEGISLEVRAGELCAVLGPNGAGKSTLVRVLSGALRPARGEATLLGRPLAGMDRRAIARRVAVVPQGIASAPGFTVREVVMMGRAPHQGAWMLAAGRDEEAVARALDACDLVGLAGRPVAELSGGEQKRVAIARALAQEAQVLILDEPGAHLDIRHSIEVHEVVRREVAERRLACVAVLHDLNAAAQYADRVALLKAGRLVAHGTVEEVMTYRRLKDVFEAELYVGVNELDGSRYFLPVRGAHEGRHEGG; encoded by the coding sequence GTGCAGGGGCCGGCGATCGATCTGCGTGACGTGGCCGCGAGCTATCCCACCGGGAGGCTGGCGCTGGAGGGGATCAGCCTGGAGGTGCGCGCGGGCGAGCTCTGCGCCGTCCTGGGGCCGAACGGCGCGGGAAAATCGACGCTGGTCCGGGTCCTCTCGGGGGCCCTGCGGCCGGCGCGGGGCGAGGCGACCCTGCTGGGGAGGCCGCTCGCCGGCATGGACCGGCGGGCGATCGCGCGGCGCGTGGCGGTCGTGCCGCAGGGGATCGCCTCGGCGCCCGGCTTCACGGTGCGCGAGGTCGTCATGATGGGCCGCGCGCCCCACCAGGGCGCGTGGATGCTCGCCGCCGGCCGGGACGAGGAGGCGGTCGCCCGCGCCCTCGACGCCTGCGATCTCGTGGGGCTCGCGGGGAGGCCGGTGGCCGAGCTCTCCGGCGGCGAGCAGAAGCGGGTGGCCATCGCCCGCGCGCTCGCGCAGGAGGCGCAGGTGCTGATCCTCGACGAGCCCGGGGCGCACCTCGACATCCGCCACTCGATCGAGGTCCACGAGGTCGTGCGCAGGGAGGTGGCCGAGCGGCGCCTCGCCTGCGTCGCGGTGCTGCACGACCTCAACGCGGCCGCCCAGTACGCCGACCGCGTGGCGCTCCTCAAGGCCGGGCGGCTGGTCGCCCACGGCACCGTCGAGGAGGTGATGACCTACCGCCGGCTCAAGGACGTGTTCGAGGCGGAGCTCTACGTGGGCGTGAACGAGCTCGACGGCAGCCGTTACTTCCTCCCCGTCCGGGGCGCGCACGAGGGCCGGCACGAAGGCGGGTAG
- a CDS encoding trypsin-like peptidase domain-containing protein, whose protein sequence is MTSQLAAHGDGDLALLHERVARARRSVVAIRAGALVTTGWVALGNGVVVASRRGLGYPTEVALTFEDGRGMAGRVIAADVGRDVALVAPAEPPGVAALAARAAAEPRLGERAAVLSCLPGQSLRLAVARVCHVARKVDGQLPAFELDVAAPLGAPVLDPEGRVIGVVAAPSGAAGELAGHCVVVPAGAFQPLLALGDRPLAELRDRAPVYRCPACEEPFDVECDRCLGCGRLLPHAYPPCPARAGVERVIRQGLTALGLIANRVRVGPRAWRIAQRPYPTAETATQVDIEIDEAGRLLTLRAPVVGLPAANHEPFYRFLLTMNDQTTGEFRVSLTGDEVSASCVASLEGCADHDVALLIDGLVQMADEYRRTLAETFDAAPRFESAAVR, encoded by the coding sequence ATGACGTCGCAGCTGGCGGCGCACGGCGACGGCGATCTCGCGCTGCTCCACGAGCGCGTCGCCCGCGCCCGCCGCTCGGTGGTGGCGATCCGCGCCGGCGCGCTCGTGACGACCGGCTGGGTGGCGCTCGGCAACGGCGTCGTCGTGGCGAGCCGGCGCGGGCTCGGCTACCCCACGGAGGTCGCGCTGACGTTCGAGGACGGGCGGGGCATGGCGGGGCGGGTGATCGCCGCGGACGTGGGCCGCGACGTGGCGCTCGTCGCGCCGGCCGAGCCGCCCGGCGTCGCGGCGCTCGCCGCCCGCGCGGCGGCCGAGCCGCGGCTCGGCGAGCGCGCCGCGGTGCTGAGCTGCCTCCCGGGGCAGAGCCTGCGCCTCGCGGTCGCGCGGGTCTGCCACGTGGCGCGCAAGGTCGACGGGCAGCTCCCGGCGTTCGAGCTCGACGTGGCGGCGCCCCTAGGCGCGCCGGTGCTCGATCCGGAGGGGCGGGTCATCGGCGTGGTCGCGGCGCCGTCCGGCGCGGCCGGGGAGCTCGCGGGTCACTGCGTGGTGGTCCCGGCGGGCGCGTTCCAGCCGCTGCTCGCCCTGGGGGACCGGCCGCTCGCGGAGCTCAGGGACCGGGCGCCTGTGTACCGCTGCCCGGCGTGCGAGGAGCCGTTCGACGTCGAGTGCGACCGGTGCCTGGGCTGCGGCCGCCTGCTGCCGCACGCGTACCCGCCGTGCCCGGCGCGCGCGGGCGTCGAGCGGGTGATCCGGCAGGGGCTGACGGCGCTCGGGCTCATCGCCAACCGGGTGCGCGTCGGTCCGAGGGCGTGGCGCATCGCGCAGCGGCCGTACCCCACGGCGGAGACGGCGACGCAGGTGGACATCGAGATCGACGAGGCGGGGCGCCTGCTCACGCTGCGCGCGCCGGTCGTGGGGCTGCCTGCGGCGAACCACGAGCCGTTCTACCGGTTCCTGCTCACGATGAACGACCAGACGACGGGGGAGTTCCGCGTGTCGCTCACGGGCGACGAGGTGTCGGCGTCGTGCGTGGCGTCGCTGGAGGGCTGCGCGGACCACGACGTGGCGCTGCTCATCGATGGGCTCGTGCAGATGGCCGACGAGTACCGGAGGACGCTGGCGGAGACGTTCGACGCCGCGCCCAGGTTCGAGTCGGCCGCGGTGCGCTGA